A genome region from Festucalex cinctus isolate MCC-2025b chromosome 17, RoL_Fcin_1.0, whole genome shotgun sequence includes the following:
- the LOC144005428 gene encoding zinc finger protein 385C-like isoform X1 has product MDISSGEAEGPPPADIKCLPAESKKEKEEEEEENEDKKKVAPRARRERRQGSASATVCQVCSIRLNSGVQAQIHYKGKTHQRRLRRLAKFVGTGALSHNQVHPLLGSLPLRGRASLQPHNHLEHFLPLRISTSSPLSLFPHFNTMDPVQKAVINHTFGIAPPKRRTTITCNICHLRFNSTNQAEAHYKGHKHTRKLKAIENQRNRQKNKHNPPAAEKEKGTTGGTQTELNSNDRTDSSTSPQVEKCHGSSLAPAPSTKDTTTNHSPEPSQQFPHSPPRPHLTEEETSTEGCETPPASAAQLDPQVTPAVEEQEDDEVKADDKEANKKQLHCPTCKVTVNSSSQLESHCSGSKHKQMLHSPNSSQSHRRAKTTSSPRRPRRIIKQRMGAKKTGAAATAAAGVTGQRFHCQLCQVAVNSEKQLKQHMNSRRHKEHLAGKPVKVKAKFTPYHKLQPSTALATKLALQKQLCKALPAGFLTSALNPAALCTLASSPLALRLPQGPAAIYHSPLISPALFRPAPGPLRPTHPPIIFSPY; this is encoded by the exons atATAAAGTGTCTTCCTGCCGAGAGTAAAAAGgagaaagaagaggaagaggaggaaaatgAAGACAAGAAGAAGGTGGCACCGAGGGCCAGGCGGGAGCGGCGGCAAGGCAGCGCCAGTGCCACCGTGTGCCAAGTGTGCAGCATCCGGCTCAACTCTGGTGTCCAGGCTCAGATCCACTACAAGGGCAAGACGCACCAGAGGAGGCTGCGCAGGCTGGCGAAGTTTGTCGGGACAG GTGCGCTGTCCCACAACCAGGTCCACCCACTCCTGGGTTCCCTGCCACTGCGGGGCCGAGCAAGCCTCCAGCCGCACAACCACCTGGAGCACTTCTTGCCCCTCAGGATCAGCACGTCATCGCCACTCAGCCTATTCCCGCATTTCAACACG ATGGATCCGGTGCAAAAGGCGGTGATCAACCACACCTTCGGAATCGCCCCGCCGAAGAGAAGAACGACTATCACCTGTAATATTTGTCACCTGCGCTTCAACTCCACT AACCAGGCCGAGGCCCACTACAAGGGCCACAAACACACTCGCAAGCTGAAAGCCATTGAGAACCAGAGGAACCGGCAGAAGAACAAGCACAACCCGCCCGCAGCGGAGAAGGAAAAAGGGACGACGGGAGGAACACAAACAGAATTGAATTCAAACGACAGAACAG ATTCAAGCACATCGCCACAAGTGGAAAAATGCCACGGGAGCTCCCTGGCCCCCGCACCCTCCACGAAAGACACCACTACAAACCACTCTCCTGAGCCGTCCCAGCAATTCCCTCACAGCCCTCCGCGTCCGCATTTAACAGAAGAGGAGACGTCTACGGAAGGCTGCGAAACACCTCCCGCTTCGGCAGCACAGCTCGACCCCCAGGTGACCCCTGCTGTCGAGGAACAAGAAGACGATGAGGTGAAGGCGGACGACAAGGAGGCCAACAAAAAGCAGCTCCACTGTCCCACATGTAAAGTGACGGTCAACTCCAGCTCCCAACTTGAATCTCACTGCAGCG GCTCTAAACACAAGCAGATGCTCCACAGCCCCAACAGCAGCCAGTCGCACCGCAGGGCCAAGACGACGTCCTCGCCGAGACGCCCCCGCCGAATTATTAAGCAGAGGATGGGCGCCAAAAAGACCGGGGCGGCAGCgaccgcggcggcgggcgtcaCCGGCCAGCGTTTTCACTGTCAGCTGTGCCAGGTGGCCGTCAACTCGGAAAAGCAGCTCAAACAG CACATGAACAGCAGGAGACATAAAGAGCATTTGGCCGGGAAGCCAGTGAAGGTGAAGGCCAAATTCACACCCTATCATAAACTGCAGCCCAGCACTGCGTTAGCG ACGAAACTGGCCTTGCAGAAGCAGCTGTGCAAGGCCCTGCCGGCGGGGTTCCTGACCAGCGCCCTCAATCCAGCCGCCCTGTGCACTTTGGCATCCTCACCGCTGGCGCTGCGGCTGCCGCAGGGTCCCGCGGCCATCTACCACAGTCCCCTCATAAGCCCCGCCCTCTTCAGGCCTGCCCCGGGACCCCTCAGGCCCACGCACCCGCCCATTATTTTCTCTCCTTATTGA
- the LOC144005428 gene encoding zinc finger protein 385C-like isoform X3 produces the protein MLLGALSHNQVHPLLGSLPLRGRASLQPHNHLEHFLPLRISTSSPLSLFPHFNTMDPVQKAVINHTFGIAPPKRRTTITCNICHLRFNSTNQAEAHYKGHKHTRKLKAIENQRNRQKNKHNPPAAEKEKGTTGGTQTELNSNDRTDSSTSPQVEKCHGSSLAPAPSTKDTTTNHSPEPSQQFPHSPPRPHLTEEETSTEGCETPPASAAQLDPQVTPAVEEQEDDEVKADDKEANKKQLHCPTCKVTVNSSSQLESHCSGSKHKQMLHSPNSSQSHRRAKTTSSPRRPRRIIKQRMGAKKTGAAATAAAGVTGQRFHCQLCQVAVNSEKQLKQHMNSRRHKEHLAGKPVKVKAKFTPYHKLQPSTALATKLALQKQLCKALPAGFLTSALNPAALCTLASSPLALRLPQGPAAIYHSPLISPALFRPAPGPLRPTHPPIIFSPY, from the exons ATGCTCTTAG GTGCGCTGTCCCACAACCAGGTCCACCCACTCCTGGGTTCCCTGCCACTGCGGGGCCGAGCAAGCCTCCAGCCGCACAACCACCTGGAGCACTTCTTGCCCCTCAGGATCAGCACGTCATCGCCACTCAGCCTATTCCCGCATTTCAACACG ATGGATCCGGTGCAAAAGGCGGTGATCAACCACACCTTCGGAATCGCCCCGCCGAAGAGAAGAACGACTATCACCTGTAATATTTGTCACCTGCGCTTCAACTCCACT AACCAGGCCGAGGCCCACTACAAGGGCCACAAACACACTCGCAAGCTGAAAGCCATTGAGAACCAGAGGAACCGGCAGAAGAACAAGCACAACCCGCCCGCAGCGGAGAAGGAAAAAGGGACGACGGGAGGAACACAAACAGAATTGAATTCAAACGACAGAACAG ATTCAAGCACATCGCCACAAGTGGAAAAATGCCACGGGAGCTCCCTGGCCCCCGCACCCTCCACGAAAGACACCACTACAAACCACTCTCCTGAGCCGTCCCAGCAATTCCCTCACAGCCCTCCGCGTCCGCATTTAACAGAAGAGGAGACGTCTACGGAAGGCTGCGAAACACCTCCCGCTTCGGCAGCACAGCTCGACCCCCAGGTGACCCCTGCTGTCGAGGAACAAGAAGACGATGAGGTGAAGGCGGACGACAAGGAGGCCAACAAAAAGCAGCTCCACTGTCCCACATGTAAAGTGACGGTCAACTCCAGCTCCCAACTTGAATCTCACTGCAGCG GCTCTAAACACAAGCAGATGCTCCACAGCCCCAACAGCAGCCAGTCGCACCGCAGGGCCAAGACGACGTCCTCGCCGAGACGCCCCCGCCGAATTATTAAGCAGAGGATGGGCGCCAAAAAGACCGGGGCGGCAGCgaccgcggcggcgggcgtcaCCGGCCAGCGTTTTCACTGTCAGCTGTGCCAGGTGGCCGTCAACTCGGAAAAGCAGCTCAAACAG CACATGAACAGCAGGAGACATAAAGAGCATTTGGCCGGGAAGCCAGTGAAGGTGAAGGCCAAATTCACACCCTATCATAAACTGCAGCCCAGCACTGCGTTAGCG ACGAAACTGGCCTTGCAGAAGCAGCTGTGCAAGGCCCTGCCGGCGGGGTTCCTGACCAGCGCCCTCAATCCAGCCGCCCTGTGCACTTTGGCATCCTCACCGCTGGCGCTGCGGCTGCCGCAGGGTCCCGCGGCCATCTACCACAGTCCCCTCATAAGCCCCGCCCTCTTCAGGCCTGCCCCGGGACCCCTCAGGCCCACGCACCCGCCCATTATTTTCTCTCCTTATTGA
- the LOC144005428 gene encoding zinc finger protein 385C-like isoform X2, with product MTCHLLLFLIDFIQSLPGALSHNQVHPLLGSLPLRGRASLQPHNHLEHFLPLRISTSSPLSLFPHFNTMDPVQKAVINHTFGIAPPKRRTTITCNICHLRFNSTNQAEAHYKGHKHTRKLKAIENQRNRQKNKHNPPAAEKEKGTTGGTQTELNSNDRTDSSTSPQVEKCHGSSLAPAPSTKDTTTNHSPEPSQQFPHSPPRPHLTEEETSTEGCETPPASAAQLDPQVTPAVEEQEDDEVKADDKEANKKQLHCPTCKVTVNSSSQLESHCSGSKHKQMLHSPNSSQSHRRAKTTSSPRRPRRIIKQRMGAKKTGAAATAAAGVTGQRFHCQLCQVAVNSEKQLKQHMNSRRHKEHLAGKPVKVKAKFTPYHKLQPSTALATKLALQKQLCKALPAGFLTSALNPAALCTLASSPLALRLPQGPAAIYHSPLISPALFRPAPGPLRPTHPPIIFSPY from the exons ATGACTTGTCATTTGCTGCTATTTCTCATTGATTTTATACAATCGTTGCCAG GTGCGCTGTCCCACAACCAGGTCCACCCACTCCTGGGTTCCCTGCCACTGCGGGGCCGAGCAAGCCTCCAGCCGCACAACCACCTGGAGCACTTCTTGCCCCTCAGGATCAGCACGTCATCGCCACTCAGCCTATTCCCGCATTTCAACACG ATGGATCCGGTGCAAAAGGCGGTGATCAACCACACCTTCGGAATCGCCCCGCCGAAGAGAAGAACGACTATCACCTGTAATATTTGTCACCTGCGCTTCAACTCCACT AACCAGGCCGAGGCCCACTACAAGGGCCACAAACACACTCGCAAGCTGAAAGCCATTGAGAACCAGAGGAACCGGCAGAAGAACAAGCACAACCCGCCCGCAGCGGAGAAGGAAAAAGGGACGACGGGAGGAACACAAACAGAATTGAATTCAAACGACAGAACAG ATTCAAGCACATCGCCACAAGTGGAAAAATGCCACGGGAGCTCCCTGGCCCCCGCACCCTCCACGAAAGACACCACTACAAACCACTCTCCTGAGCCGTCCCAGCAATTCCCTCACAGCCCTCCGCGTCCGCATTTAACAGAAGAGGAGACGTCTACGGAAGGCTGCGAAACACCTCCCGCTTCGGCAGCACAGCTCGACCCCCAGGTGACCCCTGCTGTCGAGGAACAAGAAGACGATGAGGTGAAGGCGGACGACAAGGAGGCCAACAAAAAGCAGCTCCACTGTCCCACATGTAAAGTGACGGTCAACTCCAGCTCCCAACTTGAATCTCACTGCAGCG GCTCTAAACACAAGCAGATGCTCCACAGCCCCAACAGCAGCCAGTCGCACCGCAGGGCCAAGACGACGTCCTCGCCGAGACGCCCCCGCCGAATTATTAAGCAGAGGATGGGCGCCAAAAAGACCGGGGCGGCAGCgaccgcggcggcgggcgtcaCCGGCCAGCGTTTTCACTGTCAGCTGTGCCAGGTGGCCGTCAACTCGGAAAAGCAGCTCAAACAG CACATGAACAGCAGGAGACATAAAGAGCATTTGGCCGGGAAGCCAGTGAAGGTGAAGGCCAAATTCACACCCTATCATAAACTGCAGCCCAGCACTGCGTTAGCG ACGAAACTGGCCTTGCAGAAGCAGCTGTGCAAGGCCCTGCCGGCGGGGTTCCTGACCAGCGCCCTCAATCCAGCCGCCCTGTGCACTTTGGCATCCTCACCGCTGGCGCTGCGGCTGCCGCAGGGTCCCGCGGCCATCTACCACAGTCCCCTCATAAGCCCCGCCCTCTTCAGGCCTGCCCCGGGACCCCTCAGGCCCACGCACCCGCCCATTATTTTCTCTCCTTATTGA